A region from the Candidatus Falkowbacteria bacterium genome encodes:
- the rplF gene encoding 50S ribosomal protein L6 produces the protein MSRIGKLPISLPTGTSARMDGEFLVVKGPKGELREKIHPLALVELAEQEIKVNVAKPDVKKERAIWGLFRTLINNMVIGVNQGYEKKLEINGVGYRAAVAGNKLTLNVGFSHPVDFTLPEGVVAAVAANVITLNSIDKYLLGETAAQIRKVRKPEPYKGKGIKYSDEVIRRKAGKTAAKGGK, from the coding sequence ATGTCGAGAATCGGCAAATTACCAATCAGCTTACCGACAGGCACTTCCGCCAGGATGGACGGAGAATTTTTGGTCGTCAAAGGACCTAAGGGCGAGCTTCGCGAAAAGATCCATCCTTTGGCCTTAGTCGAGCTGGCTGAGCAGGAAATCAAAGTGAACGTGGCTAAGCCGGACGTCAAGAAAGAGCGCGCCATCTGGGGACTGTTCCGCACTTTGATCAATAATATGGTAATCGGTGTCAATCAGGGTTACGAAAAGAAGTTGGAAATCAATGGTGTCGGTTATCGCGCCGCAGTCGCAGGCAACAAGTTGACCTTGAACGTGGGTTTCTCCCATCCGGTAGATTTCACTCTGCCAGAAGGCGTAGTTGCAGCAGTCGCAGCCAACGTGATCACCTTGAACAGCATTGATAAATACCTTTTGGGCGAAACCGCTGCTCAGATCCGCAAAGTCAGGAAGCCTGAACCTTACAAAGGCAAGGGCATCAAATATTCCGATGAAGTTATCCGACGCAAGGCCGGCAAGACCGCGGCTAAGGGCGGCAAATAA